The Subtercola sp. PAMC28395 genome segment TTGTTCTCGAACCGCGGGCCGTAGACGGGTGCTGTGGTGGTCATGATTGTTCTCCTTTGAGCGCCTGGCTCAGTCGGGGTGATGGGGAATTGGTGGTGCAGGTTTATGCGGGGATCGTCGCGCTGAGGACGATGGTGTTCTGGTCCTGCGAAACCACAGACCACGCCAGAATCGTGTCGCTCAGCACGATGGCGGGAAGCGTGGGGATGATCTGGATCTCGCCGCCTTGAACCTGTTCATCACCAATCCCAAAAACGGGGCTTTCGGTGACAGGCGGCACAGGGTTGTCGGTGATGAACGTGGCGGTGACCGTATCGCCGGGGTGGTAGATACCATCCGGCTTGTCGTACGAGACTGTGTACATAATTTCTCCTTTGGGGGCGGTGAATTAGGCGGGTAGTTTCAGACGGTCGTTGGCGAGATCGACCTGTTCACGCCGTGACTGGCGGATGAACCCTGTCTGGTCGATGAACTGGCGCATGTTCGCTTGCGCTTTACGGACAGCGGCACGCGAGTCTGCTGCGGTCGCAGGGTCGGTGGCGTACTCCAGTTGCTTCTTCGCATTCCGGACCTCACGCTCCAGGCGGCGTTGCTGCTGTGTGAGCTTGTACAGTCGGGCGTCGTCATCAGACCACTCACGCGGTGCGGGTAGTACCGTGATGCCGGGAATGTAGATCGTCCACACATGCTTACAGTTCGGGTGCATAAGACCCGCCGCGATAGCGTCAGCGATCGACGGGTGTTTACCATCCGGGACGACAGCGAGAACAACGTTCTGCCACGGGAAACACAACGGGCACGGGTGGCCATCATCCGACACAATGACAAGGTTCGAGCCGGTCGCGGTGATGACCTGCAAATGTGCGTCGTTGAACGCCCGCAGCGTCGCCGTACGCACAGACATTTCGACATAAGCGCTCAACGACCAGTCACGCCCGGAACGGTCCGTGAACCCTGCCACACCACGTTTCACATACGCCTGCCACGCATACGCCTGAGCCTGCGCTGGAGTGTACCCGCGACCCAACACCTGACCTGCAGCGCTGGCCGGGGAGATGAGTTTGTACACATCATCGGGTAGGCGTGTGATGCGCCGCTTCACATCATCCAAGGAAGATACGAGATCGGCGCGGATCGCCCGCTCAGAACGGATACCGTGAGGCATCCCGAAGTCGAACGGTTCAGGGATCAACGCCAAGTCGGTGCTGAACGGGCGTCGCGGTGGGACACCTGCACGGCGAACCTCGACCATCCCAGACCGTGTGCCCGCGGTGATAGCTTTCGACACCAACGGGCCGATCAGCCGGTCAGCGTCGAACAGTTGCTGCACCACACCATTGCTCAGCGCCCGCATCCTGCCCAACGCGAGCAGTTGCGACAACCGGTCAGGTGAGGTCAACCGGAGAA includes the following:
- a CDS encoding phage minor capsid protein; the encoded protein is MTQQPPPNWQQYLATLLTAYITAEESLLGGVAGILRLTSPDRLSQLLALGRMRALSNGVVQQLFDADRLIGPLVSKAITAGTRSGMVEVRRAGVPPRRPFSTDLALIPEPFDFGMPHGIRSERAIRADLVSSLDDVKRRITRLPDDVYKLISPASAAGQVLGRGYTPAQAQAYAWQAYVKRGVAGFTDRSGRDWSLSAYVEMSVRTATLRAFNDAHLQVITATGSNLVIVSDDGHPCPLCFPWQNVVLAVVPDGKHPSIADAIAAGLMHPNCKHVWTIYIPGITVLPAPREWSDDDARLYKLTQQQRRLEREVRNAKKQLEYATDPATAADSRAAVRKAQANMRQFIDQTGFIRQSRREQVDLANDRLKLPA